AGTTGGCATCTATGATGTCTTCTTTTGCAGTTAAAATAAAGCTTGTTGAACTGCTGTTTGTTACGAAATCACATCTTATTTTCAAAAATAACGCCTCCGGTTATCATATTGTTTTTTAGTTATTATGTTTTTTTTAATCTATTTTTTCCACCACATCAGCGACCACACCGGTTGCTGTCTGGCACTTCAAGCATCCCATTTTCAAGCCTTATCAATGTTTTGTCTAGATAAGCCCTTGCTTTTTTTTCTTCTTTTTCACTTAAAGGGCCAAGGCTAATTCTGCAGCTTTCCATGGCCTCATCGAGATCGCTGTAGATCAGGCGGCTGTGGCACTCCAAGTGTTCGACGTTGGCACGTATGCCCATCTGTTGCAAAATATTGTAGAAGTATACATGGTCTGGAGTGTTCCTGTATGGTCTGCCGAGAACTGCAGGGACTCCTTTACAGTGACTATGTTCCCCACCGCCCCAAACAGTGATATACACATATCTGGATGCTGCGCTGTCAATCTTCTCAATGGCGCTTTGAATATCCGGCTCCCTCCCCACGGATCGGGATGCGACCACGACATCATGGGGTTCAATATCATCTCCCACCACGATATCGGTCCATGAGCGGTGCATGTATGTTATATTGGAGATGTGTTCTTTTTGAGCATCTTCCCTTAATATTTTTAGCATTTCACCTGAAATATCTAGTGCAGTAACCCTGGCGGCTTTTTTTGCTGCGGGTATTGACACTGCACCTGCGCCGCAGCCGATATCAAGCAGGGACCATTCTGGCTTTAATTTCACTCGCTGCATCAGTTTCAGGGGGTAGTCATCTACTTCCATCCATCGTTTAAACTGTGCAGCTGTTCTGTTCCATCGGGCTTCTATTACGCCTTCATTTTGGGAATGGTTGGTTTCATGCTTCTGTATTTCTTTCCACATCTGGTTCCAGTCAATATCTTCCAGTTTAATCAGTATCTCCTCCTGAAAGTTATATGTTATAAGTGAATTTCTAATTGATTTTCACATTTTTTTAGTTTAAATGATCCCATCTTGCGGGTCGCGCTGTTTTTTATTTTCTCTTAAATGATTTTTGTGTGGTTTTGGTGCAGTGCAGCATTCACAGGTACAGTTTATATCATGTGTGCAGTGACAGTAGCTACAACTGCAGTGATTTTTTTTATCCATTTAATTTTGCTC
This window of the Methanobacterium veterum genome carries:
- a CDS encoding class I SAM-dependent methyltransferase; amino-acid sequence: MWKEIQKHETNHSQNEGVIEARWNRTAAQFKRWMEVDDYPLKLMQRVKLKPEWSLLDIGCGAGAVSIPAAKKAARVTALDISGEMLKILREDAQKEHISNITYMHRSWTDIVVGDDIEPHDVVVASRSVGREPDIQSAIEKIDSAASRYVYITVWGGGEHSHCKGVPAVLGRPYRNTPDHVYFYNILQQMGIRANVEHLECHSRLIYSDLDEAMESCRISLGPLSEKEEKKARAYLDKTLIRLENGMLEVPDSNRCGR